CATGGACACTGTGTCTAAATTTGGTAGAGCTGCAAGTTATGCACGAGCTATGGGGATTGAATTTGCTGACTATGCAACTATCTATAACAGTATGCATGATGAGATCTCTGAAATTTATAAGCATTTTGAGTTCATTAAACCAGAGAATAGAACAGTACTAATTTGCCACAAAATTTAAAAAGTTTTTAATTAGTGCATGATATAGTTTAGTTTAAGAAGTGAAAAATTAGCACATTAGATAAAAAATAGTTTTAGTTAAGGGGATTTAGTAATGGATAAATATGTAGTTAGTTTCCCAGGCTTAGGGATAAATGATTTGGAATTCAGTCGTGTGGCTTTTAGCCTGTTCGGTATAGATGTTTACTGGTATGGAATTATTATTACTACTGGGATAATGCTTTGTTTATATTTGGCATATAGGCATGCACCAAAATATGGTATAGATCAAGAGTTCTTGTTGGATAATTTTATTATGATAATTATTGCTTCATTGCTTGGAGCAAGAGCTTACTATGTAATGTTTTCATGGGATCAGTTTAAAGGTGATTTTATGAAAATTATTGATTTTAGACAAGGTGGAATGGCTTTTTACGGTGGAGTAATAGGAGCGGTAATAGCGATTTTAGTAATTCACGCTATTAAGAAGAAGCCTGCTCTTAAATTTATAGATTTCTGCGCTGTTTATTTACCATTAGGTCAAGCAATAGGTCGCTGGGGCAACTTTGTAAATCAAGAAGCTTTTGGTGTCAACACAGATCTGCCTTGGGGAATGATCAGCAATGGTACAAAAGCTTATTTAGAGATGAATCCTCAACTCGGTCAGAATCCAGCTTTGCCAGTTCATCCAACTTTCTTCTATGAATTTTTAGGAAATATGATATTGTTTGTTGTCTTAATTCTATATCGTAGGAAAAATAAACATAATGGTGATCTGCTAGCTACTTATTTAATTGGTTATGGAATAATTAGATATGTAGTAGAAGGTTTACGTACGGATTCACTATATGTTGGACAGACTACAGTTAGAGTTTCCCAATTACTATCACTATTCATGGTAGTTGTAGGAATTGGTATTTTTGTATATCACTATTTAAGAGACAAAAAATCTGCAGAATTGCTAATGGAAGAGAAACTCAATGAAGCGAGTAAAGAAGTAGAAACATCTGAAGATGAATAACTTTTGTTAAAACAATAGTTTAGTTTAAAGTTAAATATAGAAAAGCAGGAACTGTTTTTCAGCTTGCATAAGCTGAATTAAAAGATAGATTCCTGCTTTTTATTAGAATTAATTAACTCATCTTATTAGAACTTAGCTACCACCTATAATCCCAAATAGAAAAGCAATGGCAAGCTCAATATATATGTTCAACTCTGAACCTCCTGAAATAGCTTATAGCTTAAATAT
Above is a window of Fastidiosipila sanguinis DNA encoding:
- the lgt gene encoding prolipoprotein diacylglyceryl transferase produces the protein MDKYVVSFPGLGINDLEFSRVAFSLFGIDVYWYGIIITTGIMLCLYLAYRHAPKYGIDQEFLLDNFIMIIIASLLGARAYYVMFSWDQFKGDFMKIIDFRQGGMAFYGGVIGAVIAILVIHAIKKKPALKFIDFCAVYLPLGQAIGRWGNFVNQEAFGVNTDLPWGMISNGTKAYLEMNPQLGQNPALPVHPTFFYEFLGNMILFVVLILYRRKNKHNGDLLATYLIGYGIIRYVVEGLRTDSLYVGQTTVRVSQLLSLFMVVVGIGIFVYHYLRDKKSAELLMEEKLNEASKEVETSEDE